In Flavobacterium sp. WV_118_3, one DNA window encodes the following:
- a CDS encoding histidine kinase, producing the protein MERDKMQAEISLLKAQINPHFLFNTLNSIYALVIRKDNRTADAIVQLSERMRGRTGKSFRSRCIPIWRFATWKKKAFSPDPLRFL; encoded by the coding sequence GTGGAACGCGATAAAATGCAGGCTGAAATTTCATTACTCAAAGCACAGATCAATCCGCATTTTTTGTTTAATACGCTGAATAGTATTTATGCATTGGTAATTCGGAAAGACAATCGTACCGCCGATGCGATTGTCCAGCTTTCGGAACGGATGCGAGGGCGCACTGGGAAATCCTTTCGTTCCCGATGTATCCCAATCTGGCGCTTTGCTACCTGGAAAAAGAAAGCGTTTAGCCCAGATCCACTGAGGTTCCTTTAA
- the pgk gene encoding phosphoglycerate kinase translates to MKTLTDFNFKDKKAIIRVDFNVPLNENFEVTDATRIEAAKPTIDKILNEGGSVILMSHLGRPKGVEEKYSLKHIVAKTAAVLGVPVTFASDCIGSVAENAAANLQPGEVLLLENLRFHAEEEKGDVEFAKKLAKLGDIYVNDAFGTAHRAHASTTIIAQFFPENKCFGFLLAKEIESLNKVLHHAEKPVTAVLGGSKVSSKITVIENILDKIDHMIIGGGMTFTFIKALGGNIGNSICEDDKLELALDIIAQAKAKNVQIHLPVDVVAADAFSNEANTQIVDVNQIPDGWQGLDVGPKSLEALKDVIKNSKTILWNGPLGVFELEKFAEGTITLGNFIAEATKNGAFSLVGGGDSVAAVKQFGLEPKMSYVSTGGGAMLEMLEGKTLPGIAAILE, encoded by the coding sequence ATGAAAACCCTTACCGACTTTAATTTTAAAGATAAAAAAGCAATTATCCGTGTTGACTTTAATGTGCCGCTTAATGAAAATTTCGAAGTAACCGATGCAACCCGTATCGAAGCAGCCAAACCAACGATCGATAAAATTTTAAATGAGGGTGGAAGCGTTATTCTGATGTCGCATTTAGGACGTCCGAAAGGCGTGGAAGAAAAATATTCACTAAAACATATCGTAGCCAAAACCGCTGCGGTATTGGGTGTTCCGGTAACCTTTGCATCCGATTGTATCGGTTCGGTAGCCGAAAATGCAGCGGCCAACTTACAACCGGGTGAAGTGTTGTTATTGGAAAATCTGCGTTTCCATGCCGAAGAAGAAAAAGGCGATGTGGAATTTGCTAAAAAACTTGCCAAACTGGGAGACATCTATGTAAATGATGCTTTCGGAACGGCACACCGTGCGCATGCTTCAACAACAATCATTGCCCAGTTTTTCCCGGAAAACAAATGTTTCGGGTTCCTGTTGGCAAAAGAAATCGAAAGTTTAAACAAAGTATTGCATCATGCCGAAAAACCGGTAACGGCTGTTTTAGGTGGATCCAAAGTATCGTCTAAAATTACTGTAATTGAGAATATCCTGGATAAAATTGACCATATGATTATTGGCGGCGGAATGACCTTTACCTTTATCAAAGCATTGGGCGGAAATATCGGAAATTCGATTTGTGAAGATGATAAACTGGAATTAGCATTAGACATTATAGCACAAGCAAAAGCTAAAAACGTACAAATCCACCTTCCGGTGGATGTCGTGGCGGCCGATGCTTTTTCAAACGAAGCCAATACCCAAATTGTTGATGTCAATCAGATTCCGGATGGATGGCAGGGATTGGACGTTGGACCGAAATCATTGGAAGCGTTAAAAGACGTAATCAAAAATTCCAAAACGATTTTATGGAACGGGCCATTGGGCGTTTTTGAATTGGAAAAATTTGCAGAAGGAACCATTACCCTTGGAAACTTTATTGCTGAAGCTACTAAAAACGGAGCGTTTTCGCTTGTTGGTGGTGGCGATTCAGTAGCTGCAGTAAAACAATTTGGATTGGAACCGAAAATGAGCTATGTTTCTACCGGCGGTGGTGCTATGTTGGAAATGTTGGAAGGGAAAACATTGCCCGGAATCGCAGCCATTTTGGAATAA
- a CDS encoding LysM peptidoglycan-binding domain-containing protein — MDNKKILSLFLGLISLGAMAQETAENEVPAKPEIKLSYLDSLKSTFVKYETSACIDEMWMKELSNQDLFTDMESDLAKVNIDQEVAYDLPTDLLKDRLKRLDEKSPFNIEYNQGLENIIKSFLKNRPKAFERMMAISEYYFPMFEEKLAKYNIPLEVKYLAVVESALNPKAKSRVGATGLWQFMYATGKQYNLEVNSYVDERSDPMKATEAACQYLSTMYGIFGDWDLVLASYNTGPGNVAKAIRRSGGMTNYWNIRKFMHKETQGYLPAFLATMYIYEYRKEHGIVPKRAPMTYFETDTLMVKQKMSFKQLSDLLDIPVEQLRLLNPIYKLDVVPYVTDKPHYIRLPKQKAGMFVSNEDKIYAYVQYEEGKREKPFTSPNIRKDAIAQRTTKRDSLAVANVEDLPMKSVKKTRIKYYTVKRGDNLSEISSKNNVTVAELKKWNKLKKNTVNAGQKLKIEFETNVMVADRSAAKKKTAEPKMAEPKIIEPKATENDLYVVQKGDNLTAIAEKNKVTIDQLKEWNNIENSEIKIGQKLTVQAPAEETAPVAVVEKEVKKEIINRDSSKERNYNKERMYIVQKGDSLFSIAKKHPGITVAEIKKWNNIDNENIKPGMKLKING, encoded by the coding sequence ATGGATAATAAAAAAATATTGTCTTTGTTTTTAGGTCTGATCAGTCTGGGCGCTATGGCTCAGGAGACGGCCGAAAACGAAGTTCCGGCCAAACCGGAAATCAAATTGTCCTATCTGGACTCCCTAAAATCGACGTTCGTAAAATATGAAACCAGTGCCTGCATCGACGAAATGTGGATGAAGGAATTAAGCAATCAGGATTTGTTTACCGATATGGAATCTGATCTTGCCAAAGTAAATATCGATCAGGAAGTTGCCTACGACCTGCCTACGGATTTACTTAAGGACCGCTTAAAAAGACTGGACGAAAAATCACCTTTCAACATCGAATACAATCAGGGACTTGAAAATATTATTAAATCATTCCTGAAAAACAGACCAAAAGCTTTCGAAAGAATGATGGCCATTTCGGAATATTATTTCCCGATGTTTGAAGAAAAGCTTGCGAAATATAATATTCCATTGGAAGTTAAATATTTAGCGGTTGTAGAATCGGCTTTAAATCCAAAAGCAAAATCAAGAGTGGGTGCTACCGGATTATGGCAGTTTATGTATGCTACCGGAAAACAATACAACCTGGAAGTGAATTCCTATGTAGACGAGCGTAGCGATCCTATGAAAGCTACCGAAGCCGCTTGTCAGTATTTGTCGACTATGTACGGTATTTTTGGCGACTGGGATCTGGTGCTGGCGTCCTATAATACCGGACCGGGTAACGTAGCCAAAGCAATCCGTCGTTCCGGAGGAATGACCAACTATTGGAATATTCGTAAATTCATGCACAAGGAAACACAAGGTTATCTTCCGGCTTTCCTGGCAACCATGTATATCTACGAATACCGTAAAGAACATGGTATCGTTCCGAAACGCGCACCAATGACGTATTTTGAAACGGATACGCTAATGGTAAAACAAAAAATGTCGTTCAAACAACTTTCTGATTTATTGGATATACCGGTAGAACAATTGCGATTGTTAAACCCGATCTATAAACTGGATGTGGTTCCGTATGTAACCGACAAACCGCATTATATCCGTTTGCCTAAACAAAAAGCGGGTATGTTTGTTTCGAACGAAGATAAGATTTATGCCTATGTGCAATATGAAGAAGGCAAACGCGAAAAACCGTTTACTTCTCCCAACATTCGTAAAGATGCGATTGCACAACGTACCACAAAACGCGATTCGCTTGCAGTAGCCAATGTGGAAGATTTACCGATGAAGTCGGTGAAAAAGACCCGCATTAAATACTATACCGTGAAACGCGGGGATAATCTGTCGGAGATTTCTTCAAAAAACAATGTGACCGTTGCCGAACTGAAGAAATGGAACAAGCTGAAAAAGAATACCGTTAATGCCGGACAAAAACTAAAAATTGAATTCGAAACCAATGTTATGGTAGCCGACCGATCGGCAGCCAAAAAGAAAACGGCGGAACCAAAAATGGCCGAACCTAAAATTATAGAACCAAAAGCCACCGAAAACGATTTGTATGTTGTTCAGAAAGGGGATAACCTTACCGCTATTGCCGAAAAGAATAAAGTGACGATCGATCAGTTGAAAGAATGGAATAACATCGAAAACAGCGAAATCAAAATCGGTCAGAAATTAACGGTTCAGGCACCTGCTGAAGAAACTGCACCGGTAGCGGTGGTTGAAAAAGAAGTGAAAAAAGAAATCATAAACCGTGATTCCAGCAAAGAACGCAACTACAACAAAGAAAGAATGTATATCGTTCAGAAAGGGGATTCACTTTTCAGCATCGCTAAAAAACACCCGGGCATTACCGTTGCCGAAATCAAAAAATGGAATAATATCGATAACGAAAATATCAAACCCGGAATGAAACTTAAAATCAACGGGTAG
- a CDS encoding DUF4837 family protein encodes MKKAIFFAILLPMLSLVSCKDRQKQGEAFLPESKGNINEIAIVIDDVMWNGEVGDSLRKKLAYPVDGLPQEEPIFTINQYSPKIFEGVVTQSRNILVVSKGLNKEFKHVENKYAKPQNVFYITGYSIHEILDLIETHSETLISIIKYSEIHYVQHKMEKARLSDDKLRGVFMINIEIPDTYRYADEKEYFYWMKKDIPSGSSSLLVYQVPISQIEKNNDIVGNIVKVRDSVGALYIRGTMEHSSMVTEEGYSPYFMNTRLDGKTAYETKGTWELQNNFMSGPFLNYAIRDEKNKRYLILEGFVYDPSNAKRDMIFELEAIMKSVHILQ; translated from the coding sequence GTGAAAAAAGCAATCTTTTTTGCAATACTCTTACCAATGCTTTCTCTTGTTTCCTGTAAAGACAGACAGAAACAAGGGGAAGCATTTTTGCCTGAATCAAAAGGGAATATTAATGAAATTGCCATCGTGATCGACGATGTGATGTGGAACGGTGAAGTGGGCGACAGTCTTCGTAAAAAATTGGCTTATCCGGTAGATGGATTGCCACAGGAAGAACCGATTTTTACGATCAACCAGTACTCTCCTAAAATTTTTGAAGGCGTCGTAACACAAAGCCGGAATATTTTGGTCGTGTCCAAAGGACTGAACAAAGAATTCAAACACGTGGAAAACAAATATGCCAAACCGCAAAATGTTTTCTATATCACCGGATATTCCATTCACGAAATTCTCGACCTGATCGAAACCCATTCGGAAACCCTTATTTCGATTATCAAATATTCCGAAATCCATTATGTCCAGCATAAAATGGAAAAAGCCCGATTGAGTGACGATAAACTTCGGGGTGTGTTTATGATCAATATTGAAATTCCGGATACGTATCGTTATGCCGATGAAAAGGAATATTTTTATTGGATGAAAAAAGACATTCCATCCGGTAGCTCCAGTCTTTTGGTCTATCAGGTGCCGATTTCACAAATTGAAAAGAACAATGATATCGTTGGTAATATTGTAAAAGTCCGCGATTCGGTGGGCGCTTTGTATATCCGCGGAACGATGGAACATTCCTCGATGGTCACCGAAGAAGGCTATTCTCCCTATTTTATGAATACCCGTCTCGATGGCAAAACCGCCTATGAAACCAAAGGAACCTGGGAACTTCAGAATAACTTTATGAGCGGACCGTTTCTGAATTATGCCATCCGCGATGAAAAAAACAAACGCTATCTCATTCTGGAAGGTTTTGTTTACGATCCGTCGAATGCCAAAAGAGATATGATTTTTGAACTGGAAGCGATTATGAAATCCGTTCACATACTGCAATAA
- a CDS encoding GNAT family N-acetyltransferase yields the protein MTLKFEIKRFNELSLADLYASLQLRSEIFVVEQDCVYQDIDGKDQKALHLMGTFNGELVAYCRIFQPGDYFQNAASIGRVVVKQSYRDRKWGHDLIREAKNGIRAHYGTDTITISAQLYLKRFYESHGFVQASDEYLEDNIPHIEMQIK from the coding sequence ATGACTCTAAAATTCGAAATAAAGCGATTTAACGAACTTTCGCTTGCTGATCTATATGCTAGCCTACAATTGCGTTCCGAAATCTTTGTAGTCGAACAGGATTGCGTTTATCAGGATATTGATGGCAAAGATCAGAAAGCGCTACACCTAATGGGAACTTTTAACGGGGAATTGGTAGCCTATTGCCGAATCTTCCAGCCGGGCGATTATTTTCAAAATGCCGCTTCCATTGGAAGGGTAGTGGTGAAACAATCCTACCGCGACCGCAAATGGGGTCATGATCTGATTCGCGAAGCCAAAAACGGAATCCGGGCACACTACGGTACGGATACCATCACCATCTCGGCACAATTATACCTGAAACGTTTTTACGAATCCCACGGATTTGTTCAGGCTTCGGACGAATACCTGGAAGATAATATTCCGCATATCGAAATGCAGATAAAATAA
- a CDS encoding OmpA family protein, protein MKRIALVFLFLLTCQFLTAQEEVVHSVYFEFDKFNLEEKQANDVVAFVKAIDTSRIESIQIYGYCDDRGKDAYNYKLSNNRANTIKNKLIEKGIKNKIIVTIEGKGRVLIDDDIVDNLPEVRQKNRRVDVVMNFKPVPPKPIPGMHSTIKGDLIVGDRIYLEKILFDKGSSRLTLKSKNELERVAKLLQKYKNLEFEIQGHICCTPTFQKEAIDKDTKKRMLSHNRAQAVYKFLIQKRIDKNRMTFKGYGNTQPLGNGPDQDRRVELVITKV, encoded by the coding sequence ATGAAACGTATTGCGCTTGTTTTTCTTTTTTTGCTGACGTGTCAGTTTCTGACGGCACAGGAAGAGGTTGTACATTCTGTTTATTTTGAATTTGACAAATTTAACCTGGAAGAAAAACAGGCCAATGACGTAGTAGCTTTCGTAAAGGCAATCGATACTTCCCGTATCGAGAGCATCCAGATTTACGGTTATTGCGACGATCGCGGTAAAGATGCCTATAACTATAAGCTGTCGAACAATCGGGCGAATACAATCAAAAATAAGCTGATTGAAAAGGGAATCAAAAACAAGATCATTGTAACCATCGAAGGCAAAGGGCGTGTTTTGATCGACGACGATATTGTGGACAACCTTCCGGAAGTACGCCAGAAAAACCGACGCGTCGATGTGGTGATGAACTTTAAACCGGTTCCGCCTAAACCGATTCCCGGAATGCATTCGACCATTAAAGGCGATCTGATAGTTGGCGACCGGATCTATCTTGAAAAAATCCTTTTTGATAAAGGAAGTAGTCGTTTAACGCTAAAATCGAAAAACGAACTGGAACGGGTGGCCAAGTTGTTACAGAAATACAAAAATCTGGAATTCGAAATTCAGGGTCATATTTGCTGTACACCTACGTTTCAAAAAGAGGCGATCGACAAAGACACCAAAAAGAGAATGCTTTCACACAACCGTGCTCAGGCTGTTTATAAATTTCTGATTCAGAAAAGAATCGACAAAAACCGAATGACATTTAAAGGCTACGGAAACACCCAACCTTTGGGCAATGGCCCGGATCAGGATCGACGCGTGGAATTGGTGATTACGAAAGTGTAA
- a CDS encoding KUP/HAK/KT family potassium transporter, with amino-acid sequence MSSTHSSNHLNKVTLGGLIVTLGIIYGDIGTSPLYVMKAIVGKQAIDPDVVLGAISCIFWTLTIQTTFKYVILTLRADNKGEGGIFSLYTLVKKLKKRWLIVPAILGGSALLADGIITPPISVSSAIEGLRTYNPELNTIPIVIGILFALFFIQRFGTKLVGKFFGPLMLLWFGMLGTLGVIHLMGNVAVLKALNPYYAFHLLKIHHEGFYVLGYVFLCTTGAEALYSDLGHCGIKNIRISWIFVKSMLVLNYFGQGAYLISNTGSTLVELSGNANNPGNPFYLVMPDWFLPFGIAIATMAAVIASQALISGSFTLISEAMRLNLWPKVRIKYPTELKGQLYIPSINWLLFIGCVFIVVHFEESGNMEAAYGLAIVMCMIMTTILLGFFMVLKRYNPIFIVLVIALYLTIEISFFLANIEKFPHGGYVSVFIAGLLAFIMIAWFTAKKIRKDYTEFVKIDKFKNVISELSNDLSIPKYATHLVYMTNASHGDEVESKIIYSILQKRPKRADIYWLIHVNVVDEPYEMEYRVREIVKDDIIRVDFYLGFRVAPRINLLFKKVVQDMVKNGEVDITSRYESLNRNNVLGDFKFVLIEKFMSYDNDFPWYQRIILDIYFFLKKISLSEEQAFGLDSSSVKIEQYPIVIHPPEDISLTRIKDRK; translated from the coding sequence GTGAGTTCTACACACAGCAGTAACCACCTTAACAAAGTGACCCTAGGTGGTTTAATTGTCACATTAGGAATTATTTATGGAGATATCGGAACCTCTCCATTATACGTAATGAAAGCCATTGTTGGAAAACAGGCTATCGATCCGGATGTGGTACTTGGTGCGATTTCCTGTATTTTCTGGACGCTAACCATTCAGACAACTTTTAAGTATGTAATTCTCACATTACGTGCCGACAATAAAGGGGAAGGTGGAATCTTTTCGCTCTACACCCTTGTCAAAAAACTCAAAAAGCGCTGGCTGATCGTTCCCGCTATTCTGGGAGGAAGCGCCCTGCTCGCCGACGGTATTATTACACCACCCATTTCCGTATCATCAGCTATCGAAGGATTGCGAACTTATAATCCGGAACTAAACACCATTCCGATTGTTATTGGAATTCTTTTTGCTTTATTCTTTATTCAGCGATTCGGAACCAAACTGGTTGGAAAATTCTTCGGCCCATTAATGCTACTTTGGTTCGGAATGTTGGGAACGCTAGGTGTTATTCACCTGATGGGAAATGTTGCTGTATTAAAAGCACTAAACCCTTACTATGCTTTTCATTTATTAAAAATACACCACGAAGGATTCTATGTTTTAGGCTATGTATTCCTGTGTACCACCGGAGCGGAAGCCTTGTACAGTGACCTTGGACATTGTGGTATCAAAAACATCCGAATCAGCTGGATTTTTGTAAAAAGTATGCTGGTTTTAAACTACTTCGGTCAGGGAGCTTATCTGATTTCGAATACCGGAAGCACTTTAGTCGAACTAAGCGGAAACGCCAACAATCCCGGAAATCCATTCTATCTGGTGATGCCGGACTGGTTTTTACCATTCGGAATTGCGATCGCAACCATGGCAGCCGTTATTGCTTCGCAGGCATTGATTAGCGGATCGTTTACCTTGATCAGTGAAGCGATGCGTTTAAACCTATGGCCAAAAGTGCGCATCAAATACCCAACCGAATTAAAAGGGCAATTATACATTCCGTCTATCAACTGGTTGTTATTTATCGGATGTGTATTTATTGTCGTTCACTTTGAAGAATCCGGAAATATGGAAGCCGCCTACGGACTGGCAATCGTCATGTGTATGATTATGACCACCATTTTACTGGGCTTCTTTATGGTATTAAAACGCTATAACCCAATCTTTATCGTTTTGGTTATCGCTTTATACCTAACCATTGAAATCTCGTTCTTCCTGGCCAATATCGAAAAATTCCCGCATGGTGGTTATGTATCGGTATTCATTGCCGGCTTACTGGCCTTTATTATGATCGCCTGGTTTACCGCTAAAAAGATCCGAAAAGACTATACCGAATTCGTTAAAATCGACAAGTTTAAAAATGTTATTTCCGAGTTGAGTAACGACCTTTCGATACCAAAATATGCCACGCATTTGGTTTATATGACCAATGCCAGCCACGGAGATGAAGTGGAATCGAAAATTATTTATTCCATTTTGCAAAAGCGTCCGAAACGCGCCGATATTTACTGGCTGATTCACGTAAACGTAGTCGACGAACCGTATGAAATGGAATACCGCGTTCGTGAGATTGTAAAAGACGATATTATCCGGGTGGATTTCTATTTGGGATTCCGTGTCGCACCGCGCATTAACCTGTTGTTTAAAAAAGTAGTTCAGGATATGGTTAAAAACGGCGAAGTGGACATTACCAGTCGTTATGAATCCCTGAATCGAAACAACGTATTGGGTGATTTCAAGTTTGTACTAATCGAAAAATTTATGTCCTACGATAACGATTTCCCTTGGTACCAACGTATTATTCTGGATATTTATTTCTTCCTGAAAAAAATCAGTTTATCCGAAGAACAGGCTTTTGGACTGGATAGCAGTTCGGTAAAAATCGAACAATATCCAATTGTGATCCATCCGCCGGAAGACATCAGTCTGACCCGAATTAAAGACCGAAAATAA
- a CDS encoding S41 family peptidase translates to MLRQFKRRYIIPVVAGGFLFVGASFRDDFFEIAKQIEIFTTLFKTVNQNYVDETNPADLMDKAIKNMLLDLDPYTVYFNEQDVAKFKINSTGEYTGIGAYISRREGRLIIREPYKNFPADKAGLKAGDEIVQIGDVNLVDFKDDAAQLLKGSKNSKIDIQYKRQGKLMKTQIVLDEVEIKAVPFYALLADKTTGYIVLSQFNAKASAETKDALEKLKSQGATKIILDLRGNPGGLLHEAVNICNLFVPQNEVIVTTKSKIEKHNNSYKTQKQPVDLTIPLAVLVDGKSASASEIVAGALQDLDRAVIVGARSFGKGLVQRPLDLTYGTQVKVTISRYYTPSGRCIQALDYSKKDKNGKAIRTDASQYNAFKTRKGRTVYDGGGIQPDIELAEAKTSTISDALLKNDGIFNYVTQYYYKNPNLGTTIPTFSDTDFTEFKAFLKKEKFEFDTETELALKNTLATAKKEKIEESITAEYQQLLAAVQRSEEKELDKNKSEIKKLIVDEIIKRYQYKEGLYQYYTKSNIEITKAQALLNNQSEYNKILKN, encoded by the coding sequence ATGCTACGTCAGTTTAAAAGAAGATATATTATTCCTGTAGTTGCGGGAGGTTTTTTGTTTGTAGGTGCCAGTTTCAGGGATGACTTTTTTGAAATTGCCAAGCAGATCGAAATCTTCACAACGCTATTTAAAACCGTCAATCAGAATTATGTAGACGAGACCAATCCGGCCGACTTGATGGACAAAGCCATTAAAAACATGTTGTTGGATCTGGATCCGTATACGGTTTACTTTAACGAACAGGATGTTGCGAAATTCAAGATCAATTCGACCGGTGAATATACCGGAATCGGTGCGTATATTTCACGACGCGAAGGGCGTTTGATTATCCGTGAGCCGTATAAAAACTTTCCAGCCGACAAAGCCGGTTTAAAAGCCGGTGATGAAATTGTTCAGATTGGCGATGTCAACTTAGTTGATTTTAAAGACGATGCCGCGCAACTTTTAAAAGGCTCTAAAAATTCCAAGATCGACATACAATACAAACGTCAGGGAAAACTAATGAAAACCCAAATTGTACTGGATGAAGTCGAAATTAAAGCGGTACCTTTTTATGCATTGTTAGCCGACAAAACAACCGGTTATATCGTATTGTCACAATTTAATGCGAAAGCATCGGCCGAAACCAAAGACGCGCTGGAAAAATTAAAAAGTCAGGGTGCGACCAAAATCATACTCGATTTACGCGGAAATCCGGGTGGTTTACTACATGAAGCGGTGAACATCTGTAATCTTTTTGTACCGCAAAACGAGGTCATCGTAACCACAAAATCAAAAATTGAAAAACACAATAACAGCTATAAAACACAAAAACAACCGGTTGACCTAACGATTCCACTAGCTGTTCTGGTTGATGGAAAAAGTGCGTCCGCGTCCGAAATTGTAGCCGGAGCATTACAGGATCTGGACCGAGCCGTAATTGTGGGCGCCCGAAGTTTCGGAAAAGGATTGGTACAACGTCCGTTGGATTTAACCTACGGAACACAGGTAAAAGTGACTATCTCCCGCTACTATACGCCATCCGGAAGATGTATTCAGGCATTGGATTATTCCAAAAAAGATAAAAACGGAAAAGCGATTCGTACCGATGCGAGTCAGTATAACGCTTTTAAAACCCGTAAAGGAAGAACCGTTTATGACGGTGGTGGTATTCAACCCGACATCGAGCTTGCAGAAGCCAAAACGAGTACGATCTCGGATGCTTTGCTAAAAAACGACGGGATTTTCAACTACGTAACGCAGTACTATTATAAAAATCCGAATTTAGGAACAACCATTCCGACTTTTTCGGACACCGATTTTACTGAATTCAAAGCCTTTTTGAAAAAAGAGAAATTCGAATTTGACACCGAAACCGAATTGGCTTTAAAAAACACCTTAGCCACAGCCAAAAAAGAAAAAATCGAAGAAAGTATTACTGCCGAATACCAACAACTATTAGCAGCCGTACAACGAAGTGAGGAAAAAGAGTTGGATAAAAACAAGTCGGAAATCAAAAAACTTATTGTCGACGAAATCATAAAACGCTATCAGTATAAAGAAGGATTGTATCAATATTACACAAAAAGTAACATAGAAATAACAAAAGCGCAAGCATTGCTCAATAATCAGTCGGAATACAATAAAATCCTTAAAAATTAA